GGGGCAGTGCCCTCACCGTCGACCGTGCGCTCTTTGCACAGGGCGTGCACGAACGCATCCACGGCCACTCACGCATCACCGTGTCGCGCGAGGAGGTCACCGACCTGCCACCGGTGGGCATCGTGGCCACCGGTCCGCTCACCAGCGATGCGCTCGCCGAGCGCATTCGGGCGCGTCTGGGTGTCGAGTCGCTCGCCTTCTACGATGCCATTGCACCGGTCATCGCCGTCGAGTCCATCGATCAGGAAATTGCCTTCCGCGCGTCGCGCTGGGGCAAGGAAACGATGGAGGGGGCCGGGGAAGAAGGCGCGTATCTCAATTGCGCCATGACGCGCGACGAGTACGAGGCCTTCATCGACGCACTCACCACCGCCGATCAGTTCACCGCGCACGAGTTCGACCGTGTGCCCTATTTCGAGGGGTGCATGCCCGTGGAGGAGATGGCGCGGCGCGGGCGCGAGTCGTTGCGCTTTGGCCCCATGAAGCCGGTGGGGCTGCAGGACCCCCGCCGCTCCACGCGTCCGCATGCGGTGGTACAGCTGCGTCAGGAAGACCGGGCCGGCCGCATGTGGAACCTCGTAGGGTTCCAGACTCGACTGCGCATCCCCGAACAGGCCCGCGTGTTCCGGCTCATTCCGGGGCTCGCGCAGGCGGAGTTCCTGCGCTTCGGCAGCATTCACCGCAACGCCTACGTGAATGCGCCCGCTGCGCTTACACCGCACCTGTCGCTGCGCGATGCGCCCACGACCCTCTTCGCCGGGCAGATTACCGGGGTGGAGGGCTATACCGAAAGCAGCGCCACGGGGCTCCTCGCCGGCATCAATCTTTCGCGCATGCTGCGCGGTGAGGCGCCGGTACTGCCGCCCCCCTCGACCATGATGGGGGCCCTCTATCGCTACCTGCGCGAGGCCGATCCGCGGCACTTCCAGCCCATGAACGCCAACTTCGGCCTGCTCGATGAACTCGATGGCGTGCCGCCCACGGTGCTCAAGGACAAGGCGCGCAAGCGCGAGCTGTTCGCCGAACGCGGGCTGGCGCAGGTGAACGCCTGGCGCGATGCCCACGCGCTCGCGGTGGCTTTGACGTGAGCGACGCGCCCGACGAGGCGCTCCCCGAGGCGCCGCTCCCCACGGAGATCCGCGAGTTTCTCGTGCACCTCGAGAAGGGGCGCGATCTGTCGCCCAACACGCGTACCGCGTATACCCGCGATCTGCGCGAATTCTCCACCTGGCTGGCGCAGTTGCATGGGGAGCAGGGGTGGGACTGGAACGAGCTGTCCCGCACGAGTATCCGCGGGTACATGGCCCACCTCACGCGGCGCGGCTTGGCCAAGCGCAGCATCGCGCGGCAACTCAGCGCCGTGCGCAGCTTCTATCGCTGGATGCACCGCGACGAGCGGGTGGACGTGAACCCCGCCCGCGCCGTCAGCACGCCGCGCCTGCCGCGGACCCTGCCGGCCTATCTCGACCGCCAGCAGGCGGAGACCCTGCTCCAGCACGCGGCCACGCGCGCCCAAAGCCTCGCCTTCACCGACGTACGCAACCTCGCCATGCTGGAGCTGTTCTACTCCAGCGGACTGCGGCTCTCGGAGCTTCGTGGCGTGGACCTCGCCGATCTCGATCTCGTGTCGCAGCAGGTCAAGGTGCGCGGCAAGGGGCGCAAGGAGCGCATCGTACCGCTCGGCGATCATGCCCAGCGCGCCCTGCGCAACTATCTGGTAAAGCGCGACACGCTGCTGCAGCAGTTGGGTGGGGCGAAGGCCGGTCGGCTGGCGCGCGGTGCCGTGTTCCTCAGCGAACGGGGCAGTCGCATCAGTCCGCGCGCGGCGCAGCATGCCATGGTGCAGCTGTTGGAGGCGGTGAGCGAAGGCGCCGACCTCACCACTCACTCCCTGCGGCACAGCTTCGCCACGCATCTGGTGGACGCCGGCGCGGACCTGCGCGCGGTGCAGGAGCTGTTGGGGCACGCCAGCATCAGCACCACGCAGATCTACACGCACACGAGCGTGGAACGCCTCAAGAAGGTGTACCGACAGGCGCACCCGCGCGCGTAGGTGAGGATGGGCGTCTGTTGGAAAGGCAGGGGGCAGAGCGAAGGGGATCAGGACGAAGAGGGAAGGCGGTGTGATTGCCCCCTTCCCCCGATCGCCTGACCTTCGTCCGTCCCGCTCGGGAAATGCGGCATTCCCCCGAGAAGAATGTGCGCGGCCCGCTCCGCATCGAGGTTGCCCCCGCACATCACCAAACCCACGGTCTTTCCCGCCAGCTGCGGCGCCAGCAGCCGAAGGCCGGCCAGCCCCGCCGCGCCGGCGCCTTCCGGCAGGTTGTGAGTGATCCGCCACAGGTCACGCACGCTCTGCGCAATCATGGCCTCGCTCGCGAGCACGAAATCGCGAAGCCC
The window above is part of the Gemmatimonas sp. genome. Proteins encoded here:
- the trmFO gene encoding methylenetetrahydrofolate--tRNA-(uracil(54)-C(5))-methyltransferase (FADH(2)-oxidizing) TrmFO, which produces MTVHVVGGGLAGSEAAWQLAERGHDVVIHEMRPVRGTAAHKTDRLGELVCSNTFKSTETTNAHGLLKAEMRALGSLILTCADEARVPGGSALTVDRALFAQGVHERIHGHSRITVSREEVTDLPPVGIVATGPLTSDALAERIRARLGVESLAFYDAIAPVIAVESIDQEIAFRASRWGKETMEGAGEEGAYLNCAMTRDEYEAFIDALTTADQFTAHEFDRVPYFEGCMPVEEMARRGRESLRFGPMKPVGLQDPRRSTRPHAVVQLRQEDRAGRMWNLVGFQTRLRIPEQARVFRLIPGLAQAEFLRFGSIHRNAYVNAPAALTPHLSLRDAPTTLFAGQITGVEGYTESSATGLLAGINLSRMLRGEAPVLPPPSTMMGALYRYLREADPRHFQPMNANFGLLDELDGVPPTVLKDKARKRELFAERGLAQVNAWRDAHALAVALT
- a CDS encoding tyrosine recombinase XerC yields the protein MSDAPDEALPEAPLPTEIREFLVHLEKGRDLSPNTRTAYTRDLREFSTWLAQLHGEQGWDWNELSRTSIRGYMAHLTRRGLAKRSIARQLSAVRSFYRWMHRDERVDVNPARAVSTPRLPRTLPAYLDRQQAETLLQHAATRAQSLAFTDVRNLAMLELFYSSGLRLSELRGVDLADLDLVSQQVKVRGKGRKERIVPLGDHAQRALRNYLVKRDTLLQQLGGAKAGRLARGAVFLSERGSRISPRAAQHAMVQLLEAVSEGADLTTHSLRHSFATHLVDAGADLRAVQELLGHASISTTQIYTHTSVERLKKVYRQAHPRA